In Mobula hypostoma chromosome 10, sMobHyp1.1, whole genome shotgun sequence, a single genomic region encodes these proteins:
- the LOC134352791 gene encoding uncharacterized protein LOC134352791, whose translation GSSPITAPALISTAMNPLQCSECGRYFKRPSDLVKHRRIHTGERPYTCSECGKGFTRSSDLLKHQRVHTGERPFTCPECGKGFVQSSHLVRHQRVHNGESPFTCPTCGKGFIQSSNLVRHQRVHNGESLFICSECGKGFTQSSHPLIQQQVRLGERPLTCAQCRNGFTGEHFSIPQVNHVDKTQQLLPKKCKEEEQSMCPSPGGSPAFVEQNTDDDYIHASEGLFAYHSVRHGHGFRFSDCTSQLIKKLYQPESSSAWTNSEEIICNVLAPLSTEEVLADLDQCSFISLSLDTSNKEDQKLFPVLVRYFLPVTGVKTKIIAFTSRPGETSDLQSEFLLQLIKSNNLGEKLVGLCADNANTNLGGTKRAGRNGVWHNLQAHLGKEIFSVGCGTRIIHNCLQTAADSLPLDVECFAVKIYKYFHIYTVRTEELKDFCRFVSLEYSKLLEHGSTRFLSLGPALDRILLIFEGLKVYFLSQEKCPTLLRHMFNNPCTKLWLAFVSKQIAIFQKTVEAIERNDSSVMEVALQIRALRENLVEGLREKFVTSDTKILFQCLVEDGEITEEKFYGAVENFFSTAVSYLDRWRSAFECAELLDWALLRSVPKWEDIQGSLATCQANIASLRVIDKKRLFEEWGNSKQAISRLLPVWNTEKLPASERWCHVFQEMQRNGFAYSHLAKAVEFILCLPGSTAPIERLFSAMSTVLSPDKSHLSIPTMKAILLVQVNFDLDCLAFYDKLLKDKWTLQKIASKDNYNAQEALHCKEEKASSSKEQ comes from the coding sequence GGGAGTTCACCCATTACCGCCCCCGCCCTCATCTCGACAGCAATGAACCCACTTCAGTGCTCTGAATGCGGGAGGTACTTCAAGAGACCCAGCGACCTGGTGAAGCACCGACGAATTCACACCGGTGAGCGGCCGTATACCTGCTCCGAGTGCGGGAAGGGGTTCACTCGCTCGTCTGATCTGCTGAAGCATCAGCgcgttcacaccggggagaggcccttCACCTGCCccgagtgtgggaaggggttcgTTCAGTCATCCCACTTGGTGAGGCACCAGCGAGTGCACAACGGCGAGAGTCCGTTCACCTGTCCGACCTGTGGCAAGGGCTTTATTCAGTCTTCCAACCTGGTACGGCACCAGCGCGTTCACAACGGGGAGAGCCTGTTTATTTGCTCCGAGTGCggtaagggattcactcagtcgtcCCATCCTTTGATACAGCAGCAAGTACGCCTTGGAGAGAGGCCGTTGACCTGTGCTCAGTGTAGGAATGGATTCACCGGGGAGCACTTCTCAATCCCTCAGGTTAACCACGTTGATAAGACTCAGCAACTCCTCCCAAAAAAATGCAAGGAAGAAGAACAAAGCATGTGCCCTTCTCCAGGCGGTTCGCCTGCTTTTGTGGAGCAGAATACAGACGATGATTATATTCACGCAAGTGAGGGACTGTTCGCTTACCACTCTGTGCGCCATGGGCATGGTTTCAGGTTTAGTGATTGTACCTCACAGTTGATTAAAAAGCTTTACCAGCCCGAATCTTCATCCGCATGGACAAATTCCGAGGAAATTATTTGCAACGTCTTGGCGCCCTTGTCAACCGAAGAGGTACTGGCTGATTTAGACCAGTGTTCATTTATTTCACTTAGCTTGGACACGTCAAACAAGGAAGATCAAAAGCTGTTCCCGGTCCTGGTGCGTTACTTCCTGCCAGTGACCGGGGTCAAAACGAAAATCATCGCGTTTACCTCGCGGCCAGGTGAAACGTCGGACTTGCAAAGCgaatttctccttcagctgatCAAGAGCAATAATCTCGGCGAGAAACTGGTGGGGCTCTGCGCGGACAACGCCAATACGAATCTCGGCGGCACGAAGCGCGCTGGGAGGAACGGCGTGTGGCACAATCTGCAGGCCCACCTCGGCAAGGAGATCTTCAGCGTGGGTTGTGGGACTCGCATCATTCACAACTGTCTGCAGACAGCAGCTGACTCACTCCCGCTCGACGTGGAGTGCTTTGCCGTGAAAATTTATAAATACTTTCATATTTATACTGTTCGTACAGAGGAGCTGAAAGACTTCTGCCGATTTGTGAGCCTGGAGTACTCTAAGTTGCTGGAGCACGGCAGCACACGGTTCCTTTCCCTGGGCCCGGCACTCGACCGGATTCTGTTGATCTTTGAGGGGCTGAAGGTGTATTTTCTCTCTCAGGAAAAGTGCCCGACACTGTTGAGACACATGTTCAACAATCCCTGCACCAAGCTGTGGCTTGCTTTCGTGAGTAAGCAGATCGCAATCTTTCAGAAGACGGTGGAGGCCATTGAGAGGAACGATTCCTCGGTGATGGAGGTTGCCCTGCAGATCCGAGCCCTGCGAGAAAACTTGGTGGAGGGGCTCAGGGAAAAGTTTGTCACCTCGGACACAAAGATCCTGTTCCAGTGTCTGGTTGAGGATGGGGAAATCACTGAGGAGAAGTTCTACGGTGCCGTGGAGAACTTCTTCTCGACGGCGGTGAGCTACCTGGATCGGTGGAGGTCGGCCTTTGAGTGCGCGGAGCTGCTGGATTGGGCCTTGCTGAGGAGTGTGCCCAAGTGGGAGGACATTCAGGGCAGCCTGGCCACCTGCCAAGCCAACATCGCCTCTCTGCGCGTGATAGACAAGAAGCGCCTCTTCGAGGAATGGGGGAATTCGAAGCAAGCCATTTCCAGACTCCTGCCTGTCTGGAACACCGAGAAGCTGCCGGCCTCCGAGAGGTGGTGCCACGTTTTCCAGGAGATGCAGCGGAACGGGTTTGCGTACTCGCACCTGGCAAAGGCCGTGGAGTTCATACTGTGCCTACCGGGCAGCACAGCCCCCATTGAAAGACTCTTCTCAGCCATGAGCACTGTCCTGTCGCCTGACAAGTCACATCTCAGTATTCCCACAATGAAGGCCATCTTGCTGGTGCAGGTAAACTTTGACCTTGACTGTTTGGCCTTCTACGATAAACTGTTGAAAGACAAATGGACGTTACAAAAAATTGCTTCAAAAGACAATTACAATGCCCAGGAAGCCTTGCACTGTAAAGAAGAGAAGGCCAGCTCTTCCAAAGAGCAATAG